The nucleotide sequence TGAACATCACCATAAGGAGCTGTTTGAATTACTTCAGGACCTTTGGCGGAATCCTCGGTAGTTTTCATGGGTTTGTCATCTTCCTGAACATCATCAAGATGAACTGTTTGAATTACTTCAGGAGCTTCGGAAGAATCCGCATCCGGCATAGATGCATCAGCATTGTTGACATTAACATAATCGTCTCCTTCCAACGAATATTCAGCTTCTGGAGTTTTGTCCTGACTAGACAGAGTTTCCCTGGCACTGGCTGCATCATCAGAACTAGAAGAAGAACTAGAAGAACGAGAATCTTGAGCAAGACTTCCATCACCTCCTTCATAGCTGATTTCACCAATTTCATTTAACTTACTGTTTTCATTGCTTTGCTTGATGAGTTTCGTGCATTGTCTACGGAGTTCTTCATATTGCTTTCTGTGTATTAAAATTTGGCCACAAAATCAACCAGATGTTAACACATGAATATAGATTTGTAATATTTATCATACACAGATATATAAATAATCTGGGAATTAAACTTGTATGCTAACCTATTTTGAGTTTTTACAGCATCTCTTTCATCTTTGGTGCTGTTAAAGTCATACCTGTCTAAGTCATACAAGTGTAATCAGTAAAtgaataaaggaaaaaagtaaAACACAATCTAACAGTCTAATAGAAAGAAAGGACAAGGTAATTCATTCCCTTCCTAATGCATAATTGTATATTAACTTAAAGATAACTAAGATAAGATTCATTGTAATTATGCAAGGGTGAAGACTATCTAAAAATGAAATAGAGAGAATGGCATACTTACACTCCAAGTAGGAATGGCCAAACTTCAGCCCTTATTCTAGGATGAACACCCTGCATCAGATATTTAAAATGCACTCAAtccaaaaagaaacaaaagacgCACAAATTTAAAGTACAGGTGAATAATTGGTAAACTCACTCCATTGCGCACTCTTTTCAGGAACTTAGTTCCACCATCACGGAGTCTACCATCTTCTGTAAACAAGCTTTTCCATTGCTGAGGTGAAAGGGGGTGTTTTCTTTTCCTGCATGAGCATGGGATTTAAGTTGACCAATTAAAATATGAGTAACAATTAAGTACTGCAATAAAAGTAAACAAAAGCGCTCTAGCACAATGGAGGAACTTTTTGAAGCCAATTATCGTTTTCCCCCATTGAAAAAGTCATTGTCATCGACTTCATACattttattctattagtgtttcTGATTTTTGAGCGAGACGTTTTACACAACTATCTAAATTTATTAATCATGAAGCAGTTATTATTGTGTTAGAGCTACTTGCTTCTATTTATCTGTCTATTTTAAGAAAAGTCTTCTACTAATGTGAAAAATTTTTACACCTCTGTTTCCAGTCACTTTTCTCCCAAATCCGTGCATCGCACCGGTCTAGATTTAAGATTGGAGCTGCTGTCAGCTGTGTACTTTTCAGCACACCCAAAGGACAAACCCTAGTATCACCCAAAAAGTAAAAGTACTAACCTCAGCATATGATACATTAGTAGCACTATTTACTACTACGTCATTTTTTCAAGAGATGGAGGAACCTATATTCTCCAAGCACTATAACTCGCAATTTCTTAGTTATTTGCAAAATCCAGAATACTATATAATTTCCCCTAAAGTACTACTAGATACAGCAATTCCATAACATAGAGCATTACTGTATTTTTACAAGCAATAAACTTAATTAGGCCCAGAAAATATCCTTCTTAAGTTCCAACATGAACATTAGACAAGCTCAAAATATATGCTaacattgatttttcttttcaggctagaaatacataaaaaataaatgttgctGCAATCTTTCCTTCAAAGGAAATTGCAACAACAGATTTTTGAATATCAATCTGGAACATTATCGAGTTAAAAAAACATCatctaaaaacaaataaaatcctAGTAAAAGGTAATTTAGTGGCATGCAATTGATTTGAATCAGAGATACAGTTAAAAGAATTTAAAGGAATTTTAACATTAACAACAAGGCCAAATACACATTAGGGTCCGGGTGTCCTTAGAGTTTAACGTATGTAACAGATTAGTCCTTTTACTTTCAAATTGACTTTACTAACTTCCTGACCGATTCGAGATTACAAAAGACCTTTCCCCGGGAAACCGGATGCTTAAGACAAAAAAAGGAACTTGAAATCCaataatttcatcatcaacacaaAACAAAGATATCCATTTCCCTATAACCAAATTTTCTCCACAACttcataatttaattaacataaatcgcattattttcaattttgtaaaaaaaaataaaaaaaatcaagaataaaGCGATTGAAACACAAAATAGATAGATCTAGTTAGGAGTGTTGAATTAATTACCTACTGTAGAAAATGACAGCGACGATAGCGACACCGGCGAGGGCGGTGAAGACGACCGCCGGAGTAGAGTTTGGTGGCGTTGCGGCCATGAGAGAGAATCTACCCTTGCGGCCGGTTTTGGCACCGGCGGCAACAGAGAGAATGGCAGTTGTGTCGGTGTTGAAGTGGGAGGAGGATGTGTTCATCTCATCTCATTTCATGGATCAGAAATTTGGAATTACGTTAATGCCCTTTTGTATCATTTCTCTCGCATCATTCTTCTTCATTCACATTCCGAGTTATTTCTATGTCTTTTCTGCAAAAAGAGGGTGAAATGGAAATAGAAGAAGGAAGAAAGTTCCACGTTCTAGATGATTGATTGATTAcgcatagaagaagaagaagataagcATTTTAGTTAATTTTTGGTTATGATCGACAGTTTttccatttatatatattattgtagGGGACTTATACGGGAATTATTCATTTCATAGGGGCAATAAATCATTTCATGCATTTAAGATTATAACGACTGAATTTATTAATTggtctaataattttttttttttgtgaatttagtcACCGACAAAGATTAAATCTAAACTAATCTCACATTTTATACCGGAGACAAATCAATCGCTATATTTTAATGGATCAGTGGTCAATACATCATCTCTTCTATATAAAAATGTCTGAGAAATTGGATTGAGAAAATTGTAAGACATCAATTGAGGTCTTCACTCTAAGATGTTAAcgactaaattgatggatttttcatatatttcaaacactaaattaacttatttatatttctatagtTTATAGACTAAATTAAAGAGAGTAATTGTTTAGAAATTAATTTGTTGATTTATTCATTGTGAAATTTTATGACAGAAGTATTAACATAACCTGACatcattaatatttcaaaataattcttAAAAGTTAGAATCATTAAACATTACTCAGATTAGTCTatctaattcaatttttatcaaaataaaaatccatcaattttgtCTAATGATAAAAGAACAAATTTTGAATTAGGGTGTCCTGAGTTTGAACCTCACTAATACAATTGAAAAGTGTTTTAGACTGCATCATCCCCTCACCCTAAacttttgtcataaaaaaaaatatatctgaATTTTGGCCACTTAATTGCCAATGCATCTCATAtcattaactttaatatatcAACCAAGGGACaaatttgattgacattttataCAATTTCAGAGAATAAGTTCAACATTTTGTGTATATCCCATATATATCTTGCAGGCCAAGCCAAGTGAGAAagcaattaaaagaaaattatgcaATGCCTTGcaggcttataaaaaaaaaagtgatgccTAGTAGTGTGGTTTCAATTTCTTGATGAGTCACTATTTTGTATTATATATTCTTTATAAGTTGATGTATAAAATTCATGTcctgaaatatatacatgcatgttttCTTACCAATTCTACTGCTATTGATTTTGTACAACTCTCTACTCTCATGTTATCATTGATTTGTGTTCTTTTATTCTAATAAACTTGGTCAAATTATCCAGCATAAAATATATCTCTTCTACTCTTTGGTGACTTTTATCACTAGCAAGAAAAATATGAACCCCATCTCTGTCTTCTATCCAACTGCACCCTGGACTCTTTTGCATTCCCTTATCATTCATTAACTCTCTGGTTTTAGCAAGATCATGCCATCTTCCCGCAGAAGCATACAAGTTTGCTAACAAAACATAGTTTCCGGTGTTACTCGGCTCCAATTCTATGAGCTTTTCTGCTGCAATTTCACCTAAGGCAACTTCCTTGTGAATAAAACAACCTCCAAGTAGAGCACTCCAAGTCACTGAATCAGCTTCCATTGGCATGTTTTTGATAAGTTGATACGCTTCATCGAGCTTTCCTGCACGACTCAAGAGGTCGACCATACATGTATAATGTTTTAATGTTGGCGTGATGTTGTATGTTTCCATTAAATAAAAGCATTCATAACCAATCTTAATTGATCCCGCATGAACACATGAAGAAAGAACTGATAGGAAAGTTACATGGTCCGGTCTAACTCTGCTGTCCAACATTCTGCGAAAAATAACAATTCCTTCTTCCCCGTGTCCATGCATTGCATAAGCAGTGAGCATAGCATTGTGGCACACCAAATTCGGGTTTGATATCTTGTTATAAACTTGATAACAGTGTTTAATACTCCCGCATTTTGCATACATGTCTACTAAGGTGGCTCCAATATGAGCATCAGAGTCGTACCCTGCTCGTATGGAATATGCATGGACCTGCTTTCCACGGTGGATTGTCGCCAACTTGGAACATGCTGCTAAGATTATTCCAACTGTGTATATGTCAGGCCTCAAACTTGAAACCTGCATTTCGTTGAACAATTGCATTGCTAAATCATATTGTTTATTTTCCACAAGGCCAGCTAAAATGCTATTCCAAGTATACACATTTGGCTCAAAACCATCACTTTTCATTCTTTCAACAAGTTCTCTAATCTTTCCAATTTGATTACACCGAGCATAGCCAGATATCAATGCATTCCATGTTGATGTATCTCTTTCACTTATTTCATCAAATGCCATTTGAGCAGCTATAATGTCATTGCATTTACAATACATTTCTACCAAAGCTCCACCGACAAAACTGTTGGATTGCAGACCTTTGACAATTGCAATAGAATGTATCTCTTTCCCTTGTCGAATGCAAGTCATATCAGCAAATCCAGTAAGGATACTTCCAAGAGTGAATGAATCAGGTTCAATTCCTTCCATGAGTAAATCTCGAAACAACATCAGAGCATCATCAAACATGAAATTATCAACATGTCCTGATATCATACAATTCCATGATATTCTATCCCTCTCCACGCCTTCTTGTTCCATCTGATAAAACAGTTCCTTTGCCTTCCCGACATTTCCATTTTCCAAATATCCAACTATCATGGTATTGTATGACGCTGCACATTTCCTCGcaaacttggaaaatattttgaaggCGCTTTTCATATCGCCACATCTTCTATACATGCccactaatgcatttgcaaCAAAACCATTAGAGAACAACTCATGTCTAACAATGTAGCCATGCAGCTCTTTCCCAACGAAAAGCCATTTCATCCTAGAACAAGCAGGTAAAACACTGGCCAGCGTTCGAGCATCCGGCGCCACCCCGGCTCCCACCATTCTAGCAAACAATTCAACCGACTCCACATCATAAGCATTACTCGAGAATCCTCCAATAACCGCACTCCAAGTAACAACATTAGGTTCCAATTCACTCAACAACATATTTTCCAACAAATCCAAAGCCTCATACACCA is from Medicago truncatula cultivar Jemalong A17 chromosome 1, MtrunA17r5.0-ANR, whole genome shotgun sequence and encodes:
- the LOC11434184 gene encoding pentatricopeptide repeat-containing protein At2g13600, which translates into the protein MHTLVSDPLTLPPLPKHQTKPPNFSLLHTPPLTSTTYSTILQSSNSLTLGKQLHSHSIKTGFYNHNFVQTKLLQMYSINSSFEDAWHMFDKMTLKNLHSWTAVLRLHLNMGLFYKGFMLFEEFLCDGLGEKLDFFVFPVVLNICCGLGDLELGRQVHGMVLKHGFVTNVYVGNALIDMYGKCGSLDEAKKVLEGMTQKDCVSWNSIITACVANGVVYEALDLLENMLLSELEPNVVTWSAVIGGFSSNAYDVESVELFARMVGAGVAPDARTLASVLPACSRMKWLFVGKELHGYIVRHELFSNGFVANALVGMYRRCGDMKSAFKIFSKFARKCAASYNTMIVGYLENGNVGKAKELFYQMEQEGVERDRISWNCMISGHVDNFMFDDALMLFRDLLMEGIEPDSFTLGSILTGFADMTCIRQGKEIHSIAIVKGLQSNSFVGGALVEMYCKCNDIIAAQMAFDEISERDTSTWNALISGYARCNQIGKIRELVERMKSDGFEPNVYTWNSILAGLVENKQYDLAMQLFNEMQVSSLRPDIYTVGIILAACSKLATIHRGKQVHAYSIRAGYDSDAHIGATLVDMYAKCGSIKHCYQVYNKISNPNLVCHNAMLTAYAMHGHGEEGIVIFRRMLDSRVRPDHVTFLSVLSSCVHAGSIKIGYECFYLMETYNITPTLKHYTCMVDLLSRAGKLDEAYQLIKNMPMEADSVTWSALLGGCFIHKEVALGEIAAEKLIELEPSNTGNYVLLANLYASAGRWHDLAKTRELMNDKGMQKSPGCSWIEDRDGVHIFLASDKSHQRVEEIYFMLDNLTKFIRIKEHKSMIT